A region of Salvelinus namaycush isolate Seneca chromosome 9, SaNama_1.0, whole genome shotgun sequence DNA encodes the following proteins:
- the c9h11orf49 gene encoding UPF0705 protein C11orf49 homolog encodes MCTKMNPDRFNPTLSVDEYLAESNVLFYLNDAVTQLLEHKEEYTQFGIVRYFAEYFSSVKNGNHVLFREFGYIKATAHNRASFIRVLWRCFRQIGKNGDLLAMLEYSSLLQLLCPDFPVEMVQHAARIVLMDDAMDCLMSFSDFLFSFQIQFYFEEFLESIAVIYQDLLSGKSPNTVIVPTSTSVEQLPQVATEETEAQEGVDSSVFGECIEVLCERFKHNHPSTSAIREVLELTQRVTFYGFVMALVRHEGVNQDIGALPNKSELLIDPEMDQEVEKLIAQIAISPTSNSSSSVPGHKEPPRKASPRKSLHHRKRIEMESDGSTEETDSSEN; translated from the exons ATGTGCACGAAAATGAATCCTGATCGTTTCAACCCTACCCTCTCAGTTGATGAGTACCTTG CTGAGAGCAACGTGCTTTTCTACCTGAACGATGCTGTGACCCAGCTTCTGGAACACAAGGAGGAATACACCCAGTTTGGCATCGTCCGTTACTTTGCAGAATA CTTTAGCAGTGTGAAGAACGGCAACCATGTACTGTTCAGAGAGTTCGGCTACATCAAGGCCACAGCTCATAACAGGGCCTCCTTCATCCGCGTCCTCTGGAGGTGCTTCCGACAGATCGGGAAGAATGGAG acctcctgGCCATGTTGGAGTACAGCTCACTTCTGCAGCTTCTCTGTCCAGACTTCCCAGTGGAGATGGTACAACATGCAGCAAG GATAGTGCTAATGGATGATGCCATGGACTGCCTCATGTCCTTCTCGGATTTCCTCTTCTCTTTCCAAATCCAGTTCTACTTCGAAG AGTTCCTGGAGAGTATTGCTGTGATCTACCAGGACCTGCTGTCAGGGAAAAGCCCCAACACTGTGATCGTCCCAACCTCTACCTCAGTGGAACAGCTCCCCCAGGTGGCCACAGAGGAAACTGAGGCCCAGGAAGGAGTGGACTCCTCTGTCTTTGGAGAGTGCATCGAGGTGCTTTGTGAAAGGTTCAAACACAA TCATCCTTCTACATCTGCCATTAGAGAGGTTCTGGAGCTAACACAGAGAGTGACATTctatggctttgtgatggctctGGTCAGACATGAGGGCGTCAACCAGGACATTG GTGCCCTACCAAACAAGTCAGAGCTTCTCATTGACCCTGAGATGGACCAGGAAGTGGAGAAACT CATTGCCCAGATCGCTATCAGTCCTACgtccaacagcagcagcagtgtaccAGGACACAAGGAGCCCCCTAGGAAGGCCTCCCCACGCAAGTCCCTTCACCACCGCAAGAGGATCGAGATGGAGAGTGACGGATCCACCGAGGAGACAGACTCCTCAGAGAACTGA